DNA sequence from the Prosthecobacter sp. SYSU 5D2 genome:
CTGGGGCGGCTCTGGAATGCGCAGGAAGCGAACATTCGTGGTCCCTGAGGTAATGACGTCAAAGTGCCCGAGCGCCACCCGGGCACCCGGTGTGAGCGACCGCCCGTTGACGGTCAGGCCCGCATTCGGGTTAGCGCACAGGATTGTCCAGGTCGCGCGGGCGGGCTGCCATTCGATGACGGCCTGCACCTGGGCAGGACCAAAGGCCGTCTGTTCCTTGCTCAGCTCTTTGACCACGATCTGGCTGCCCGGCTTGAAGTATTCGAGTAGTCCTTTCACTCTGCGCAGTCTTTGGGTGTTTCACCCGTCCTGTCAATCCCTTTGCCAGTCTTGCCGCCGCTTCCGCAAATTCGCCGGAAGCCTTGCTGGAAATAAGCATCGGCTGCTTGCGCTCTTTGCCCGGCGTGGTATTCGCGTTCATTCCCTGGTTAGGCCGCTTTTCATCCCTTTGTCTTTCCCTATGCCGCGTCTCAAGATCCTGCACCCAGATTTGGAGGCTACCGAATATGACATCGGAGACCGGAAGCATGTGAGCATTGGCCGGGATACAGACAACCACATCATCCTGGAACACGAAAAAGTCTCCAGGCACCATGCCGAGATCAGGCTGAACAAGTCTAACTGGTGGCTGTCTGACCTGGGCTCTACCAATGGCACTTTTTGCCAGCAAAAGCCCGTCTCCCGGCAGTGCCTCCAGAATGACGACTCCTTTCAGGTGGCCGATTTTCAGTTTACCCTGGCCATCGCCGCTCCGGTTCCGGCAGCCCCGCCAAAAACGGCTGTCCCGACCCCCCACAGCACCCCGGCGGCCTCGCCAGAAGTCATCCCCGAAAAACCAGCGCCACCACCCCCGGCGGCCCAAGTTGCGCCTGCCCCAAAAGGCAGGCTGATCTGGGTCCTTGGCACTGCGGCGCTGGTCATCATGGTTGTCACGGTTTTTGTTAGGCAGCCCCAGCCTCCGCAATACAGCCCTGCACTTCCAGCGCCCCTCTTCCCGCAGGTCACGCTGGCCGCGGCAGCTGCCAACGTTTCATCGCCGCTGTCCGCTGCCAGGCCACCGCCCGCTACCGTTACCGCAGCCGCCACGGTGGCCCCACCTCACCCAGAAGCCCAACCGCCGGAAGACATTCTTTACCCGCCCAGGCCTTCCCTGGAAGTGAGCGGTCCCGTGGTCAGCCCAGACCTCCGCCAGGTGCTCTGTTTTGCCCGCCGCGATGCGGGAGCGACGAGTCTTACGGACGTCTATCTCGGGGACAAGGTCGTCCGCACCGTCCTCCAGGTGGCTGGGGAAAGTGCGCTCCATTTCTCCGAAGACAGCTCTGCCTGGCTCATCCAGGCCCAGGACGTCGATGGCCGCCAGGCCCTCCTGCTGCCGGACCGCACCCATGGCCTGGAAGGGGAATTGCAGCATTGGCTTGGCAGCCGCGATTTCAGCACTCTTGCCTACATCACCCGGGCCTCCGATGAAGACCGTCTTTATCTCAACGACCGGCACATCACCAGCTATCCCCACATCACCAGCCTGCGGCTCTGCGCCGAAGGCCGGCACTGGGCTTACATCGCCGTCAAATCGCCTCACTCTGATCCTGACGCTCCGCCGCCCGGAGAACGTGTGGTAACCGAGCAGGGACCCGGCGCTATTTACGATCACCTCAGCCACCTGACCCTAAGCCAAAACGGCAAGCGTGTGGCCTGTGTGGCCCGCTTCCGCTCAGGCAGCCAGCAACTCATTGTGAATGACCGCCCGGTGGACATCCGCAGCCAGGAGGGCGGGGAGATCTTGCAGGTCGCCCTGGCTCCAGACGGCAGCCGCTTCGCCTGTCTTATCCGGTCTCTGGACGGTGCAGCCACCCTGCATGTGGAAGGCCAGCCCCCGCTGCCCCTGGACCTCGCGCCGGGTTCAACCGAAGGCGCCCCAGCCTCCCTTCCCCTGCTGAACCGTACGGCCTCCGCCCAGCTCCTTTTCAGCCCGGACAGCCGTCATGTGGCCGTCGCTTATTCAGCGGCAGGCACAGCCACTGTCTATCTGGATGACCGCCGTCTCGGCACCTACCCAGGTGTGCAGACAGATTCGCTGCTCTTCAGTCCGGACGGCACCCGGCTCGCGTTCATCTCCCAACATCCCCTTCATGCTCTGGCAGAGAATTCCGATGGCATGCAGATCCAGAGTTATTCCGCCATTCTACGGATCAACGATGAGGCCCTGCAAACCATTCCCGCCCTCTGGACCCGCCGCCAGCCTCTGGCCAGCTTATCCCTCGGCGGCTATACCCAAATCCAATTCTCCCCGGATTCCGCTTCTCTGGCCTGCCTCGCCAGTGAGTATGACCCCAAAAAAGGCCCGCAGCCCAAGCGCCTGCATGTCAATGGCAAATGCCCCTCCACCGACACCCCCGCCATCCAAAACCTGTCCTGGGCCGATGAGCATACCGTCATGCTGACTCTCCAGCCGTCTGATACCGTCAAGACACTGGCAAGGAAAAGCATTCGGGTCGCCAAGCAGCCCTGAGAGCTCATATCCTAATTGAGCGGGGCCGGAAGCAAGGCCGCACGGAAACCGACCCTGCCGGTAAATTCCGTGATGGAGCTGCCAACGACTTTGGCGTCATTCCCCATTTTGACAAAGGTGCGGCTGTCCGGCACCTGCTTGGGCCGCGTATCCGCCTCCGAGGACCCGGGTGAGGAACCAAAGATAACCCGGTATCCCGCATTGGAGGAATCTGACATCAACTCGCTCACCCCGCCTTGCAGATTTTCCAGGCCCAGCCCCTGTGCATTGGATGTCTGGCGGGCATACTGCCATTGCCCAGATGAGGGAAGCTGATAGGCCCAGCCTTCCGGGCTGAGCTGGCCGCTGGTCATGGCTCCGGCAGAGCGCTCATTCTGGCTCAGCACTTTGCAGAATTTATCAGCCTCAGAGAACAGGATCCTGTACACGATGCCTTCATCATCTGCGGTGCAGTTGTTGCTTTCAGCAGGCAGCACTTGTTTGAGTTCCGTCATTTTCACTTCCGTCCGCCCGATCCAAAATCCGCTGTCTTTGAAAGGCACCCACACCATTTCCATGCCGACACTGTTGGTGAAGTTTTTTCCAGGAACAGCGCGCAGGGAACCCTGCATCAGACCCATGATTGCCGCCTTCAACGCCGCTATCTCTTCATCCTTCAGGCTGGACAGATCCAGGTTGGAGACCAGTTCCATCTCTTTTTGCTCCACCCCGTTTTTCAGGGACACCAGCATGGATTTCCGTTCTTCCAGGGTCTTCTTCAATCCGCTCTTTTCCTGCTCGGCCTGCTGGATCACCTGCTGCCGCCTTTTTTCCAGCAGTTCTGCGGCTTCTATCTCCGCCTTGGAGGGTTCGCTCGCAGGGGCGCTCCAGGCATTGCTGACCAGGCTCAGATCCGCCCCGGTCAGGCCTAGCTCCTGCCAGGCAGGAGGCTTTGCCAAGTAGGTCTTCAGAAGCTCCTCTTCCGGCAGGGGCGCGCCTGCGTCTTCCTGCTGCTTGCGCATGGCGGCCTGCTGGTCCTCATGACGTTTTTGCAACTGCGTGCTCTCCAGTTTCACCTGCTGCAGCTTTTCTCCAGCCTGCTTCTGGGCCAGGGTCAGCCGGTTCAGCTCTTCCTTCAAAGCTGCCGCAGGGTCATCCTTGGGCAGGGCGAGCGTCAAGGACTTCGAGGCAGGCACCCACACCTCTTTCGTTGCCCCCGGGGCCATCATCAGATATCCGCCGCCCAGCGCTGAGCCAAAGGCCAGAAGCCCGGCGCTGCCAAGCTGCCAGGGGAGGATTCTGAAGGTTTGTAAAAACATGGCTCAGGGCACAGTTGCGCCAGGACTGGCGGGGTTGTTGCTGCCATTTTCAGCAGCGGCTCCCGTTTCGCTTTTCTGGATGGCTTCTTCCAGCCGGTTTTCCGCCTCTTCCACGGCTGCCATCAGCTTGGTTCGCGCTTCCGGTTCCAGCTTGCGGGCTTCCGCCACCAGGGTATCCAGCTCCGCCAGGCGTGTTTTGGCCTCATCCATCCGCGCATAGTTGCCCGCATTGCCCGGCTGCTGGCTCCACGCGGTCCATTCATCCTGGATGACTTTGAGCTCAGCGTAAGTTTCCCGCGCGCTTTTGATTTTTCCTGCCGCTTCGGCCGTCAGCGCTTCCCACTCCTGCTGCCATGCCGCCAGGGTCTTCTCGTTCAAATCATCGCCGCCGACCGGCACCATGCCCGCCATGTCAGCCGCCGCTTTTTTAGCCCCCAAAAGCGCCTCCGCCGACTGGCTCAGCTGTTTCAGGACCGCCAGCTTGGCTTCCGCCAGCCGCTTGCGTCCGGCGGTGTCCATCAGGGGACTGCCCTGCGTGGCCATCAGTGCCTCCAGCCGCTTCTTCAAGTCAGCCATGTTCTTCGTCTCAATGGCGATCTGTTCTTCCAGCTTGCTGACCTCCGCCTGCACCAGAGCTTTCTGAGTTTCGATCTCCGACACATCCTCCCCCTCGCTTGTCGCCGATTCCAGCGCCGCATGCATGAAGGGCAGGGAGCCTCCGCCGCTGAGCAGCGCCAGGGCCTGCGGGCTCTTCTCAGGCTCCACCAGCCGTCCTACCGCGCTCCATCCTGCCATCAAGGAGATGCCAAAGCCCAGCGTCCAGACAGCCAGCACTGGCGGTGAACGCCAGTTCACCGCCTCCGCCTTGGGCAGGGGCATGTCTTCAGTGCCGGATGACATCAGGACTTTATCCTATGACTCACACCCTGCCAGTGCAAGGATGGAGTCGTGCCGCACATGACAAGCTGGGAAAATTCCCAAGTTTTTCTGAAAACCTGCGCCGCCAGCAACCCGGTGGCGCAGGTCAAAAAGACCTTTTACGAAACTACGCCTGCTGGGCGTTGATCCAGTCGATCGAAGCCCGGCAAATTTCCCAGAAGCTGCCGCTTTCCAGGCTGGCACCGCCCACCAGAGCACCGTCCACATCCTTCTGGCTGATCAGTTCGCCCATGTTGTTAGGCTTCACGCTGCCGCCATACTGGATGCGCAGCTTCTGCGCGGTGTCTTCACCAAACATGTCCGTGAGCACACTGCGGGTAAAGGCATGCGCTTCCTGGGCCTGCTGCGGGCTGGCCGTGCGGCCGGTGCCGATGGCCCAGACGGGCTCATAAGCAATCACGCAGTCCAGCACACGGCGGGCGCCCACTTCGGCCAATGACTCGCGAAGCTGGCTTTCCAGCACCTTTTCGATGAGGCCGCCATCCCGCTCTTCTAGAGTTTCACCAATGCAAAGAATGGGGTGCAAGCGGGCTTCCAATGCCGCCAGCAGCTTGGCGTTCACGACTGCGTTCGTCTCGCCATAAAGGCTGCGGCGCTCGCTATGGCCCAGGATGACGTGCTTGCAGCCGCACTCCAGAATCATCCGCGCGCTGATCTCGCCCGTATAGGCTCCGGCAGGGTGCTGGCTCATGTTTTGGGCGGCCAGTTCCACGCAGTCTTCCTGTGCATTTTTCAGCACTTCCTGGGCACGGGCAAGGCTGACGGAAGGCGGCGCGATGACGATCTGCACCGGGCATTTTTCCGGCACCAGGCGGGAGAAGGCACGGAGAAAGTCATCCGTCTCCTGGGGCGTCATGTGCATCTTCCAGTTGGCGGCGATGATAGGCTTGCGAACGTGTGTCATAGGTGAGGTGAGTGTTGAATGGATGTCCCGCTGTCGGGAGGTTTGGGCAGAGGTTGTTATTCCGGCAGACCGTGGCGGGCGGAGTTTCGGGAACCGCCAACCACAGCCAAATTCAGCATCGTTTCATTTCTCCTGCAGGCAGGCCACCCCCGGAAGGACTTTACCCTCAAGGAGTTCCAGAGAGGCACCGCCACCTGTCGAAATGAAAGTCATCTTGTCATCCAGCTTGGCTTTTTTGACCGCCTTCACGCTGTCGCCACCGCCGATGATGGTCTTCGCAGCGGAGTTCTCAGCGATGGCCGCAGCCACATCAAAGGAGCCTTTGGCCGATTCCTTGATCTCAAAAACGCCCATCGGGCCGTTCCAGATCACGGTCTTCGCCTTGGCGATTTCTTCAGAAAAAAGCTTCACGGATTCCGGCCCGATGTCCACACCTTCCCAGCCGTCCGGGATGTCTTCATTCACGCCCGTGTACTTCGTATTGCCCAGCTTCTTGGCATCAAAATCAAACGCATCTGTGATCAGCGCATCCACGGGAATCAGCAGCTTCACACCGCGCTCCTTGGCCTTGTCAATCGCCGCCTGGGCGATGGGCTCCCACTCGGCCTTATACAGGCTTTTGCCAATCGTGATGCCCTGCACCAGCTTGCGGAAAGTATAGGCCATGCCGCCGCCGATGATGATTGTGTCCGCCTTTTCCAGCAGACGGTTGATGACACCGATCTTGTCGCTGACCTTTGCACCACCCAGGATCACCACAAACGGACGCTCCGGGTTCTCCAGTTCGTCGTGCAGGTAAGTCAGCTCCTTCTCCATCAGCAGACCGGAAACCGCTGGCAGATGATCCGCAACACCCGCTGTGGAGCTGTGCGCCCGGTGGGCCGAGCCAAAGGCATCATTCACAAAAATCTCGGCCAGGTCCGCCAGCCCCTTGGCCAGTTCCGCGTCGTTTTTCTCTTCACCGGCATGGAAGCGGGTGTTTTCCAGCAGCAGCACGCCGCCGGCAGGCAGCGCCAGGGCCTTCGCCTTCGCCGCTTCACCCGTGGTTTCTTCAGAAAACTCCACCGGGCAGCCCAGCAGCTCGCTCAGCGCCGGGGCGACCGGGGCCAGGGACTGCTTCGGATCGCGCTGTCCCTTCGGGCGGCCCAGATGGCTGCAGAGGATCACCTTCGCGCCTTTTTCAATGAGGTACTTCAGCGTCGGCAGCGTCTCCTGGATGCGCGTCGCGTCCGTGATCACCATCGCACCGTCTTTCTCGTCGAGGGGCACGTTGAAGTCCACACGGACGAGGACGCGTTTGTTGCTCAGTTCGATGTCGCGGATGGTCTTTTTGGGCA
Encoded proteins:
- a CDS encoding FHA domain-containing protein translates to MPRLKILHPDLEATEYDIGDRKHVSIGRDTDNHIILEHEKVSRHHAEIRLNKSNWWLSDLGSTNGTFCQQKPVSRQCLQNDDSFQVADFQFTLAIAAPVPAAPPKTAVPTPHSTPAASPEVIPEKPAPPPPAAQVAPAPKGRLIWVLGTAALVIMVVTVFVRQPQPPQYSPALPAPLFPQVTLAAAAANVSSPLSAARPPPATVTAAATVAPPHPEAQPPEDILYPPRPSLEVSGPVVSPDLRQVLCFARRDAGATSLTDVYLGDKVVRTVLQVAGESALHFSEDSSAWLIQAQDVDGRQALLLPDRTHGLEGELQHWLGSRDFSTLAYITRASDEDRLYLNDRHITSYPHITSLRLCAEGRHWAYIAVKSPHSDPDAPPPGERVVTEQGPGAIYDHLSHLTLSQNGKRVACVARFRSGSQQLIVNDRPVDIRSQEGGEILQVALAPDGSRFACLIRSLDGAATLHVEGQPPLPLDLAPGSTEGAPASLPLLNRTASAQLLFSPDSRHVAVAYSAAGTATVYLDDRRLGTYPGVQTDSLLFSPDGTRLAFISQHPLHALAENSDGMQIQSYSAILRINDEALQTIPALWTRRQPLASLSLGGYTQIQFSPDSASLACLASEYDPKKGPQPKRLHVNGKCPSTDTPAIQNLSWADEHTVMLTLQPSDTVKTLARKSIRVAKQP
- the tpiA gene encoding triose-phosphate isomerase, with protein sequence MTHVRKPIIAANWKMHMTPQETDDFLRAFSRLVPEKCPVQIVIAPPSVSLARAQEVLKNAQEDCVELAAQNMSQHPAGAYTGEISARMILECGCKHVILGHSERRSLYGETNAVVNAKLLAALEARLHPILCIGETLEERDGGLIEKVLESQLRESLAEVGARRVLDCVIAYEPVWAIGTGRTASPQQAQEAHAFTRSVLTDMFGEDTAQKLRIQYGGSVKPNNMGELISQKDVDGALVGGASLESGSFWEICRASIDWINAQQA
- a CDS encoding phosphoglycerate kinase, coding for MPKKTIRDIELSNKRVLVRVDFNVPLDEKDGAMVITDATRIQETLPTLKYLIEKGAKVILCSHLGRPKGQRDPKQSLAPVAPALSELLGCPVEFSEETTGEAAKAKALALPAGGVLLLENTRFHAGEEKNDAELAKGLADLAEIFVNDAFGSAHRAHSSTAGVADHLPAVSGLLMEKELTYLHDELENPERPFVVILGGAKVSDKIGVINRLLEKADTIIIGGGMAYTFRKLVQGITIGKSLYKAEWEPIAQAAIDKAKERGVKLLIPVDALITDAFDFDAKKLGNTKYTGVNEDIPDGWEGVDIGPESVKLFSEEIAKAKTVIWNGPMGVFEIKESAKGSFDVAAAIAENSAAKTIIGGGDSVKAVKKAKLDDKMTFISTGGGASLELLEGKVLPGVACLQEK